The DNA segment GTACCTGCATCTGTGGTTTGGGAAGCGCCTTTTTATTAATCTTTCCATTCGGTGTTAAGGGCAGCTCATGAATCTCTACAAAATAAGACGGAATCATATAATCCGGCAGTCGTGTCTTCAAATATTGCCGAATATCCGAGTGATGAAGTGATCCATCAAGGACAACGTACGCACAAAGATATTTGGAACCCTGATGATCCGTATCCGCCACTACGATTGCTTCCTTCAGGGAAGGATGTTCCAGCAGCCTTTCCTCTATCTCGCCAATCTCGATCCGATGCCCTCTAATCTTCACCTGCTGATCTATTCTTCCGAAGTATTCAATTGTTCCGTCTGGCAACCAGCGAACCAGGTCACCTGTTTTATACATTCTTCCACCAGCGATGAATGGATCTGGAACGAACTTCTCATCCGTCAGATCAGGACGGTTCAGATAACCAACGGCGACGCCTTCTCCCCCCAGACACAGTTCTCCCAATACGCCGATCGGCTGCAACTGGTTGTATCCATTCAAGATGTAAGCCTTCCTGTTCTTGATAGGCCTTCCGATATGCATTCGTCCATCGGCAGTGCATAACCCGATCGTTGCATCCACTGTCGTTTCAGTGGGCCCGTATGCATTAAGGAATTTTCTATCCCGCCCCCATATGCTTACCAAGTCAGCCGGGAGGGGCTCTCCGCCCGTAGAGATATACTCCAGGTCGGGAAGATCCTCATACGGCAAAGCTCTTAATGCCGAGGGCGAAATAAACGGAATGGATGTGATTCTGGATGTTTTCAACCATTGCATAAAATCAGGAGCGGACAATAGCATTTCCTTCTCAATTAGATACAGGCTCGCACCATTCAGCAGCGTATAAAAAATCTCACCTACCGATGAATCGAAACTGAACGAGGCAAACTGCAGCACTCGGCTTCCAGAACGGATACCAAAGGTTTCGCTCATTAATTGCATATTGAGTATGGAACGATGATTAATTAATACTCCTTTAGGCTTCCCAGTCGAACCGGATGTGTAAATGATATAAGCCAAATTGTCCGATGGAGCGGCCAGTTCAAGATTGCTAGTATTGCCTTGGTATAGAGTTTGATCGTCAAGCGAAAGAATGTTTCCAGCAAAGCCCCCCGGTGTTTGAAGCCGCTCCTGTTTTAGAAGGAGCTTTGCGCCGCTGTCTTCCAGCATGTACTGAATCCTTTCCGGCGGATAATCCGGATCGATGGGTAAGTAAGCTCCTCCCGCTTTAAGAATGGCCAGCATACCAATAATCATTTCAAATGATCGATCCACCAGCAGCCCTACAAAATCGTTATTTCCTATACCAAGATTGACCAACGATCTTGCCAAGCTATTCGCTCGTTCATTCAATTGATGGTAAGTAAGGCTTTGATTATTAAAAACGACAGCATTATTGTCAGGAGTGCGCTTGACCCATTCTTCGAATCGCTCATGAATGAGCTGATTCTTCGGAAAGGGAACTTCCGAGTGATTGAAATCTAGCAGAATCTGCTCTTTTTCTATTGGCGTAATCAAGTTATATTTCCATAATTGAAATTCTGGACATTCCACCACTTGCGATAGTAAATGAATGTAATGTTGCGCCATTCTTTCTACCGTTTCGTCCTGAAATAAACTAGTGTTATATTCAACCATGAACTGGATCGTTTCTCCTTCTACGGCAGTCCAATCCATATCGAATTTAGCCTTTTTCCAATCAAACATCTTCATATGAAATGCTGCACCCTCAACCTCAACAGGTCTTGGAAGATCTTCGATGGAGAACATAACATCAAACACCGGATTTCGGCTTAAATCTCTGGCAACATTCAACTTGTCCACTAACTTCTCGAACGGATAATCCGAATTTTCATAGGCACTAAAAATCGTAGTTTTGACATCCGCCAGGTATTCCATAAATGTTTGCTGTGCCCGTGGCTGGCTTCTAATCACCAATGTGTTCACGAACATGCCCAATACATGCTGCAAATCCGCATGGGGACGTCCCGCGATCGGCGTACCGACTACAATATCTTCTTGGGATGTATATTTGGATAGCATGATATTAAACACAGCCAATAGAACTGTATACAAAGTCGTGTGCTCCTGAGCAGACAAGGTTCTCAACTGCTTTGTCAGATCATCAGGTAGACCGAACGTATATAATTTACCTGTCATCCTTCTAGTAGCTGGACGAGGGTAATCGGTAGGGAGCTCCAGCACAGGCAATTCTCCTGACAATTGATTTAACCAATGAGCCTCCTGTGTCTCTAAACGCTCTTCCCATTCCTCCGTCTGAGTCCAGACCGCATAATCCTTATATTGTATAGAGAGCGGCTGAAGCGGTAAGCCTTGATAGGAGCGTATGATTTCCTGGAACAATTCCTTAACTGATAGGCCGTCTGAAATAATATGATGCATATCCAGCATCAAAATGTGTTGATTCTCCGTTAACTTAACCAGATTGGCTCGGAATAGAGGAGCACTGCTCAAGTCAAAAGGAGCCATGAAATCAAACATCGCTTGTTCAAGATCCTGCTCAAGGATTTGCCCGCCATCTTCTAGGCTCCACTTCACATCCCCATGAATACACTGAACTAACTTTTCATCTATCATATGAAAAGAAGTCCGTAGTGCCTCATGCCTTTGTATGATCAAATCCAAGCTCGCTCGCAACGACTTCTCTTGCAGTTCTCCTGAAATTTCTAGCAATAATGGCATATGATAGCTACTAGCTGTATCCTCATCTTCCATTTGTTGAAGAATATACATTTGCTTTTGTTGCGGGGTAGTCGGATAGTAATCCCGCTCCTCAGCCTGCTCAATAGATAAATAATGGTTTACTTGGCCGGTTCCCCGCACTTCCGATACCAACTCTGACAGCTTCTGTACTGTCGGGTTGTCAAACATGTACTGAAGCGGCACGTTCACGCCAAGCTCTTTATGAATTCGTGCGGCCAGTGTCATCGCTTTGAGCGAATGGCCACCGTGTTCGAAGAAGGAGTCCTGCGTACCGACTACTTCTACCCCAAGCACCTCACCAAACAGAGCCGCCAGCTGCTCCTCCAGCTCATTGGCTGGCGCCACATACACCCCGTCCAATTGCTGCTCCGGTTCAGGCAAGGCCCGCTTGTCCACCTTGCCGTTTGATGTCAGCGGCAGCTGCGGTAAACCAGTAAACGTGCTTGGGATCATATATTCCGGTAAGCTTGAGGCCAGATGACGACGCAGCTCCGCCGCTGTCCAGTCCCCGTCGGTCACGATATAGGCGCATAGACTCGAATGGCCCTGATCGTCCTGCCGCGCAATTAATACCGTCTCCCGCACGACCGGATGCTCCAGCAGCTTCGCCTCGATCTCGCCCAGTTCGATACGATGACCCCGAATCTTCACCTGCTGATCCATGCGCCCCAGGTACTCGATCGTTCCCCCCGGCAGCCAGCGTGCCAGATCTCCCGTCCGGTACATCATCGTGCCGGGCTCCCAAGGATTTGGCACGAACCGCTCTGCCGTCAACTCGGGACGATTCAGGTAGCCCCGGGCCACCCCATCACCGCTCACACATAACTCGCCGGCCACACCGATCGGCTGCAAGCGTCCCGCCGCATCCACGATGTGAATCACCGTATTGTTCAACGGCCGGCCGATCGGAACTATGCCGCTCACATGCACACTTTGATCCACTGTCCAGGTCGCCGCAAACACCGTCGTTTCCGTTGGTCCATATCCGTTGACCAGCCGCCCTTCTCCCAGCTTGTCCAGCGCCTTCTGTACATGCTTAACCGAGGCCTGCTCTCCCCCAAATACCAGCTTGCGCAGACGCTCCAGTCCCTCTAGATCCAAATCGACCAGCGTATTAAATAACGCGGTGGTCATAAAGGTCACCGTAATCCCTTCCTTACGGATGAGATGAACCAGCTTCGATGGATCCAGCATTTCTTCCCGGGAAACCAGTACGAGGGTTGCTCCATGGATGAGCGCTCCATAAATATCAAAAGTCGATCCGTCAAAGGCGTAATTGGACAATTGCAGTAAACGATCCTCCGGCGTAATGTCCAGATAACCGTTATTTACAACCGTTCTAACGACATTCCGATGCGTCGTCATCACGCCCTTCGGCTGTCCTGTAGATCCCGAGGTGTACATGACATAAGCCAGATTGTCCGCTTTGGCGGCCGGTCTCAGGTTCTGCCCTGATTCACCCTCCGCCTGAACTTCGGACAGGATGAGTATTTC comes from the Paenibacillus lentus genome and includes:
- a CDS encoding non-ribosomal peptide synthetase, coding for MTSNLLQNVSDVFPMSDIQLGMVFHYMKHEGMYHDQFVYQLDDPLFDTQLWRQAMTYMVTKHQMLRTSFHIQEFSTPVQMVHEQVPIDIEEMDISEIEGDPKQYIYNYLAEERLSPFDVALAPLWRMKIMRLNQQQVAIIWIFHHAILDGWSAASFITELVNVYFALKEGSVPLVPLKSTYKDYVIDQMLVQDESELFDYWKKELAGYKRLELPELATTRSSPDITIHTEEINKTVIEQCKKVARENRVTVKTLCLAAFLAMMYSRSYEEDITVGLVENGRPITEDADKILGCFLNTVPFRISVDPQINWKQLIAQIYQKQVDLKKYGRLTFAKIAESVGESGVDHNPLFDVIFNFVDFHVFENVKEHPLQFWMDGYERTNTLFDFSVSATLDHYIIRVVSVFPEQSVKAMVKHFQSALASIVYQIDMPFDKLTLLDEGERLAIEAFNNTKINYPQVETLHSLFESQVKKRPDSVALTMGDQQLTYHELNERANQLARILRRKGVQPDQVVGLMTERSFDMIVAILAIFKAGGAYMPIDPSYPDERINYMLEDSHAPLLLVQHSGLLRAKLDHAGEILILSEVQAEGESGQNLRPAAKADNLAYVMYTSGSTGQPKGVMTTHRNVVRTVVNNGYLDITPEDRLLQLSNYAFDGSTFDIYGALIHGATLVLVSREEMLDPSKLVHLIRKEGITVTFMTTALFNTLVDLDLEGLERLRKLVFGGEQASVKHVQKALDKLGEGRLVNGYGPTETTVFAATWTVDQSVHVSGIVPIGRPLNNTVIHIVDAAGRLQPIGVAGELCVSGDGVARGYLNRPELTAERFVPNPWEPGTMMYRTGDLARWLPGGTIEYLGRMDQQVKIRGHRIELGEIEAKLLEHPVVRETVLIARQDDQGHSSLCAYIVTDGDWTAAELRRHLASSLPEYMIPSTFTGLPQLPLTSNGKVDKRALPEPEQQLDGVYVAPANELEEQLAALFGEVLGVEVVGTQDSFFEHGGHSLKAMTLAARIHKELGVNVPLQYMFDNPTVQKLSELVSEVRGTGQVNHYLSIEQAEERDYYPTTPQQKQMYILQQMEDEDTASSYHMPLLLEISGELQEKSLRASLDLIIQRHEALRTSFHMIDEKLVQCIHGDVKWSLEDGGQILEQDLEQAMFDFMAPFDLSSAPLFRANLVKLTENQHILMLDMHHIISDGLSVKELFQEIIRSYQGLPLQPLSIQYKDYAVWTQTEEWEERLETQEAHWLNQLSGELPVLELPTDYPRPATRRMTGKLYTFGLPDDLTKQLRTLSAQEHTTLYTVLLAVFNIMLSKYTSQEDIVVGTPIAGRPHADLQHVLGMFVNTLVIRSQPRAQQTFMEYLADVKTTIFSAYENSDYPFEKLVDKLNVARDLSRNPVFDVMFSIEDLPRPVEVEGAAFHMKMFDWKKAKFDMDWTAVEGETIQFMVEYNTSLFQDETVERMAQHYIHLLSQVVECPEFQLWKYNLITPIEKEQILLDFNHSEVPFPKNQLIHERFEEWVKRTPDNNAVVFNNQSLTYHQLNERANSLARSLVNLGIGNNDFVGLLVDRSFEMIIGMLAILKAGGAYLPIDPDYPPERIQYMLEDSGAKLLLKQERLQTPGGFAGNILSLDDQTLYQGNTSNLELAAPSDNLAYIIYTSGSTGKPKGVLINHRSILNMQLMSETFGIRSGSRVLQFASFSFDSSVGEIFYTLLNGASLYLIEKEMLLSAPDFMQWLKTSRITSIPFISPSALRALPYEDLPDLEYISTGGEPLPADLVSIWGRDRKFLNAYGPTETTVDATIGLCTADGRMHIGRPIKNRKAYILNGYNQLQPIGVLGELCLGGEGVAVGYLNRPDLTDEKFVPDPFIAGGRMYKTGDLVRWLPDGTIEYFGRIDQQVKIRGHRIEIGEIEERLLEHPSLKEAIVVADTDHQGSKYLCAYVVLDGSLHHSDIRQYLKTRLPDYMIPSYFVEIHELPLTPNGKINKKALPKPQMQVRQGEDIVAPSDPYQSVLHQIWQEVLGSELFGIHDNFFDLGGDSIKALQISARLGKQGLRLRMRDLFANPTIAELSQYVREHVTEAEQFEVTGSVPLTPIQKWFFEQQLEEPHHYNQSVLLYNENGWDDKRVREAFTAISKHHDALRMRYSSTHGITSQEIQETGENEYFYLEQIDLCGQKDYESRMTMESTRIQGSMNLNKGPLVNIGLFRTDHGDYLLIAIHHLVVDGVSWRILIEDFNYLYEGNTVLPLKTTSYQAWANHLQEYAGGPELAAELPYWEEIARQSQQLSLVSNTISVDRGTYGDMLTYSMKLTAEQTDQLLTQSHQAYRTEINDLLLAALTLALKEWTGGSEFVINLEGHGREEISEQVDVSRTVGWFTSEYPVLFNLTEDGLASTIRHVKNTLRSVPNKGIGYGILKYLAGYPLNIEPEISFNYLGTFDSEDADGSPLMGEPIGLRNSSPMLLDINGIVAEGHLLMRFGCNAALFSTSKMEQLVQYYQDYLVRIIEHCQADLDSGLALEDLTMSDLTLEELNDIFDDLEEERIYK